DNA from Nitrospirota bacterium:
AAATTTAAGATACACATTTTCCTCCTGTTTTTTTAAAATTTACAATTAAACAGGAGAATATAATAAAGCAAATGCTAAATTTTAGCAAATGATATTTTACTGATTTGTTACATTTTAATTTATCTGCATTACCTCGGCTAAAATGAAAATATTTTTACCCTCTCTCTGATATAATTGAGCGAGTTTAAATAAAAATGGATATCATTTATCGAAGTGCTAAAAAAGATGACTGTTTACAGATAGCAGAATTAATCGATATTGCTTCTGGTGGGCTTCTAAATTTCCTCTTTTACAATTTGACCATGGAATTGAGTCCTGTTCAGATTGTTGCTCAATATCTAAAGGAATACAATAGTCATTATACTTATAAAAATATATTTGTAGCTGAGTTTAATAATGAGATAGCAGGGATGATCTTAACCTATCCATCTGAATATTACGGAATTACAGAAGAGATGAAATATGTTCTTCCAAGAGAACGTTTAGAGCACTTAAAGGATATGTATTATTCAAAACTTCCAGATAGTTTTTTTATTGATACACTTAGTGTGCATGAAAGATATCATAAGCGCGGAATTGGTAGTACGTTACTCTCCATCGCCTTTGAGAAAGCAATAGAAAGCGGTTTCAAAACACTAAGCCTGATTGT
Protein-coding regions in this window:
- a CDS encoding GNAT family N-acetyltransferase; translated protein: MDIIYRSAKKDDCLQIAELIDIASGGLLNFLFYNLTMELSPVQIVAQYLKEYNSHYTYKNIFVAEFNNEIAGMILTYPSEYYGITEEMKYVLPRERLEHLKDMYYSKLPDSFFIDTLSVHERYHKRGIGSTLLSIAFEKAIESGFKTLSLIVFADNSNALRFYEKRGFQIMKKIKIDYHPLIPHQGGAYLMKCEIK